The genomic segment GAAAGCACTTTGCGCTGCGGCAAAATTGCCGGTTGCAGCGGCTTTTTTCCCTTGTTGTACCAGTGCGTCTACTTCATGCTTTTTAGCCACTAATTCAGCTTGCGCTTTTTTTGCTGCCGCAGCTTCGGCAGCTGCACGGGCTTGTGCTGCCGCCTGTGTGTTTGCATTGTTTACCGTATTAGTCTGGTTCGCCTTATTTGCGGCGGTATTTTTTTGCGGTGCAGCGGGCTGTGTTTGCCGTGAAGCTGCCGTGTTTGTTTGCTGTGCGGTCTGCGGTTTTGAAGAGGGACTTGCTTGCGCTTGTAATGCCGATTGCGCATTGGTAATTTTTGCAGCTAAGGCTTGCGATTCAGAGGTGTTCTTTGCTGCAAGTCCCTTTTTGATATACTCATTAGCTTTTTTTAATGCACTTGCTTTCGTCTGCTTGTCCGTTGAATTTTCCGCCAAGTTGAACATTGCGTCAGCCATTTTGCGATAGGACTCTTCCGCAAAATCATTATCTTTAGGCATGAAGCGGCTTGCTCTGTCCAAAGCAAGCATTGCGTTACTCAACTGCTTGCGTTGTGCTGCGGCTGTTCCTTGCGCTATAAGGTTTTCTACCTGTTTGTGTGCGGCTGTTTTAGGCTGTTCTTGCTGTTTGCGTTGAGCCTCGGCTTTTGCCTGCGCAAGCCGCTCCTGTTCTTTGCGTTGTTCTTCGGCTTTTTTCTGGGCTGCGGCTTGGGCAGCCTGCTCCTGCTGCTTACGTTGAGCCTCGGCTTTTGCCTGCGCAAGCCGCTCCTGTTCTTTGCGTTGTTCTTCGGCTTTTTTCTGGGCTGCGGCTTGGACTGCCTGCTCCTGCTGCTTACGTTGAGCCTCTGCCTTTGCCTGAGCAAGCCGTTCCTGCTCTTTGCGTTGTTCTTCAGCTTTTTTCTGAGCGGCGGCTTGGGCTGCCTGTTCTCGCTGTTTGCGTTGAGCCTCGGCTTTTGCCTGCGCAAGCCGCTCCTGTTCTTTGCGTTGTTCTTCGGCTTTTTTCTGGGCTGCGGCTTGGGCAGCCTGCTCTTGCTGCTTACGTTGAGCCTCGGCTTTTGCCTGAGCAAGCCGTTCCTGTTCTTTGCGTGCATCAAGTATTTTAGCGTATAGATTGCGGGCGCCGGAGCTGTTCTGTGCGGCGAGCGCTGCTTTAATGTAGTTTTCAGCTTTATTCAGCGACGTCTGCACATCGTTCGGATTTGATAAGCGCTGTGCAAGGTTGAGCATCGCATCAGCCATTTCCATGTATGAATCGCTTGCAAACTGCTTATTGTCCGGCATTGAGGCAGCCGCTCTATCGAAGGCGGATATCGCACCCCCAACCTGCCGCTTATTCACCGCATTTTTCCCTTGTCCGATCAGTTCTACAACCTGTCTCCGCTGCTGTTCCGCTTGATCTTCTTTGCGTGCGCGTTCTGCCGCTTGCTGTTGGGCTAACAACGCCTGTTGACGCTTTGCTTCGGCCGCTTTTTGGTATTCAGCTATAATATTACTATAGAGTTCACGTGCATCCGTATTATTGCGAGCCGCAAGAGACTTCTTTATATACCGTTCAGCTTCATCCCGAGCTTTTTGTGCAGTTTGCGTATCGGGCGCTGTTTTCGATAATAGAAAGAGCGATGAGGCCATATCATGATACGATGCGGCTTCAAAATCTTTATCATCAGGCATAGCTTCATCAGCATGTTCAAAAGCAGTAAGCGCATTGGTCAGCTGATTTTTCTGGGCGGCACTTTTCCCTTGCACAATATAGTCGCGTACTTTATTGCGTTCTTCCTCAAGTTTTTGATTTCCGGTTACCCGTGCCGTTTCCTGCTCCTGTGTTCCGCTGTTAACTGCAAGCGCATCATAGCCGAATACTCCCGGATAGGAATCCCCTGTTCCATCTACTTGACTATTCAATAAACTTTGCTGATTTTGTATATTACTTCCGTCTTGAGCGCCATACTTTTGGGCAAGACTTTCATTTGCAGCTTGTGCAGCCAAAAGCCGTTCCTGTTGCTCTTGCGTAAGTTCATTGTTATCATTTTCGGATGCGAAGAAACCGTTATTTCCTAAAATATCGGAAGATTGCCCTGCTGCGGTTCCTATAGCGTCGCCGTTCAGTTCGTTTTTTGAAATCGGTACATTATTTGTTCCTTTTCCACCGAAAATAAGAGAGTACCCGCCCCAAATTAAAAGACATAGTATAATACCTGCTGCCGTTCCGATTAAATATTTGTGTAAATCATTCAAGGTTATAGTCCTCCGAATAGTCAAGTGTTTCATCCGAACCGACGGAAAGGGAAGAAGCATTATCTACCGATTGTAAATGAGCATTTATTTCATCTTGTAGCTTTTTATACCGATCTTCTGCAGCCTTCCGCTCCGCTTCTTCCGCTAGCTTTCGCGCTTCTTCTTGCATTCGAATCATTTCTGCTTCACGCTGTTCTGATTCTAAAAGAGATACCATACGCTGAATCGCCTGTCTTTGGGAAGTAGCGGGGTCGAGATTTAAATAAAATTTATAATCTTCCAATGCTTGCGGATATTGTTCCAATTTAATATAGGTATTCGCTCTATTCAATACTGCCG from the Treponema medium genome contains:
- a CDS encoding tetratricopeptide repeat protein — encoded protein: MNDLHKYLIGTAAGIILCLLIWGGYSLIFGGKGTNNVPISKNELNGDAIGTAAGQSSDILGNNGFFASENDNNELTQEQQERLLAAQAANESLAQKYGAQDGSNIQNQQSLLNSQVDGTGDSYPGVFGYDALAVNSGTQEQETARVTGNQKLEEERNKVRDYIVQGKSAAQKNQLTNALTAFEHADEAMPDDKDFEAASYHDMASSLFLLSKTAPDTQTAQKARDEAERYIKKSLAARNNTDARELYSNIIAEYQKAAEAKRQQALLAQQQAAERARKEDQAEQQRRQVVELIGQGKNAVNKRQVGGAISAFDRAAASMPDNKQFASDSYMEMADAMLNLAQRLSNPNDVQTSLNKAENYIKAALAAQNSSGARNLYAKILDARKEQERLAQAKAEAQRKQQEQAAQAAAQKKAEEQRKEQERLAQAKAEAQRKQREQAAQAAAQKKAEEQRKEQERLAQAKAEAQRKQQEQAVQAAAQKKAEEQRKEQERLAQAKAEAQRKQQEQAAQAAAQKKAEEQRKEQERLAQAKAEAQRKQQEQPKTAAHKQVENLIAQGTAAAQRKQLSNAMLALDRASRFMPKDNDFAEESYRKMADAMFNLAENSTDKQTKASALKKANEYIKKGLAAKNTSESQALAAKITNAQSALQAQASPSSKPQTAQQTNTAASRQTQPAAPQKNTAANKANQTNTVNNANTQAAAQARAAAEAAAAKKAQAELVAKKHEVDALVQQGKKAAATGNFAAAQSAFKKAVAQMPSGDPTFAAEQYREMAEAMQSLSKTDPAHKDQALKEAADYIKKSIASKNDEAKAHYVYAQIADAQNNTALAIQELEAARRFDPQNAQYNYELGRKYFAQKKYPQARTAFEQAVKSNPQFEAAFFNLGMTHKIMNANDAALTAFSKAAALKPDYVRAWIEIARMQDKKRNYGEAINNYRKALALEPSNTSALKEMAQVYSKQKDAKQAERYFKEALALGDTDPVTYYNLASVQLELGKAAEALQNAQKALAVNDKDARFLYTYGLALEKNNRLREAEDYYTRAVTADGNYSKPRINLGRIQLEAGRLDNAEQHLLAAYRAEPSNFEVNMNLGKLYGLKNQYGKAIDYYANAIKMMPKDIDARQNLAAVYLSAGLKENARDTYQAIIKINPQAWDSYYELGKVYISLDNKAEAKAVFEQLLKQKPNYRNAAEVKKLLVNL